The genome window GTCCAGCGCCCGCTCGCCCAGCCGCAGGGCGGCGACGGGCAACAGGGGAGCCAGAGGAAGGGGATCGTGAACCACGACCGGCTCTCCCGGCCGGGCAAGGGTCTGGGCCGCACCCCAGGCCGCGCCTACAGTGTCGGCGATCGCGATCCGCCCTTCGAACCGTTGTCCGGCGAGGAACTGTTCCAGCTCCCGGGCCAGGGCCGGCTCCCCGCCAAAGAAGGCCGCCACCCCCGAGACATCCATCAGGAGGGAATCGGGCTGCTCCGTCTCTTCGAGGCCGACGCAGAAGCTGTACCGCTCGCACTGGAGAGCCAGCTCCCGCAGCGCCTGGGCCGCCTCGTCCGGCTGGAAGGCTTCGACGACGAGCCGGTCCCGGCGGCGGACCAGGGTCAGGGCTTCCGAGAGGGGCATTCCGTTCCGGATCCCGCGCGTCCGGCTGAAGCGGTTGCCGTAACGGACGAACTCGCCCCGGCTGGTCCGCTCGGTCAGGAGCACGACCGCCTCGTCAAGCTCCGGATGCGGCGCGGTCCGCCGCTGCATCGGCCAAGCGGGAAGCCACAGGCAGAGGATTCGCCGGCCGGGACCCTGCGAGCTCATGAATCGTTCCTCGAAAGCGGTCGAGCAGGATGTCGATCCTTGAGCGTCGCGGTCTTCCATGGAGGGAGGCGGTCTCGACCCGAAAGCCCGGAGACCTCTCGCAGGAGGGGAAGGGAGGAGGGGAAAAAGAGGCTGCGGACCGGGAGGGAAGGCCTGGGCCGCCGGGGAGCGGCAGCGGGCGGACGACCAGCCGGGATTCGGCCCACGATGGCTGGGGGAGGGCCCGTGCCGATCGGAGAAGAAAGCCGACGCCGTTCGCCGTCTCCGCCGCCAGCTGCAGCCGCCGGAAACTCGTCCCGCTGAGCCGTTCAATGTTGGCCCACACGAAACCGACCCCCGCGCACCGCAGAGTCTCTTCGAACGCCCACAGCGCTTCCTGCTCCGAGGAGGGCCGGACGATCACGATCCGCGCGAGATCGAACCCGAGCAGCTTTAGCGCGAGAGGGAACAGCACCTGGAGCCGATCGATCAGAACGACTGGACGACCTTCCGGGCAGATCGCCCGGCCCACCGTCAGAGAGAGGGTCGCGGCTCCGCTCGCCATCCCGTCTCCCAGCCACTCCACGAGCGTCCCCCGGCCGATCCCCTGATGCGTCAGCAGTTCATCCAGTCCGCGGCACCCCGTCGAACGCACGGAAGCGGGCTGCCGGGACACCTCCCGGCCGCACTCCTGGATCTGCTTCCGGAGCGCGCCCAACCGTCGTGTTCGGGTTTCGATTTCGACCATTTTTCCTGCCTCGTCGGTGAATGTATACGCGTGTACACATTGTGGTCAAGCGGCGTTTTTCGCGAGGAAAAACGCAGCTTTCGAGGCGGAATCCGATCAGGCCGTCCGTCATCGTCCGGGGCCGGCGACTCAACAGTGACTTGGCCGCAGACCTGCCCTATCTCAGGGAAATCCCGGAGCAAAAACGCCCAAGCTCGTTCCTTGGAGAGAGGAGATCCATACCTTCGGACAAACCGACTGAAAATCATCCTTGACCGATCCATCAGCCGCGCCTGAAATGAGCTTAAGGCCGATTCTTCATGTATTGTTCATTGTTGAAGGTGGCCTACGGACTGGAAATTTCGCTGTAGGAGTGTGGTCATGCTGCGTTCGCGTTCGCTCGTTGCCTCGCCTCCCTGCCGTCGGAGCGGATTCACTCTGATCGAGCTCCTGGTTGTCATTGCGATCATTGCGGTGCTGGTTGCGATCCTGCTGCCGGCCGTGCAGCAGGCTCGCGAGGCGGCCCGCCAGACCGACTGCAAGAACCGCATCAAGCAGCTTGCCCTTGCGATGCATAACCACCATGAGACCTTCAGCAAGTTCCCGCGGAACTACAAGCAGGTCGGGGCGAACGCCTGGGAGGCGCTCAGCGCCAATTTTGAGCTTCTGTCTTATCTCGACGCCGCCAACCTCTACAACGCCGGCCAACAGAACATCACCAACTGGAGCTGGATCTACAACAACACCATGAACGCCGACCTGGCGGTGTTCCGTTGTCCTTCGGCTCAGTTGGGGCCAAAGCGTGGGCAGCACCCGCAGAGCTGGGACGGCCCCGGAACAAACTACGCCTGGTGCACCGGAAGCTCCACCGAAACCGTGTGGGCCGGTGACCGCTTCAACGGCCTGATCTCGTACCAGTTCGACCGGAAGATGGCGGACGCCACGGATGGGCTCTCGAACGTGATCATGTGCGGCGAGATCCTCTCCGGCTCGGGTCAGACCGGGAGCACAGGGAAGTTTCCGAACGACATCTTCTATGTCGGAAACGGGCCGTTCAATTCGATCGTCAACAAGGACTTCCCGACGATCAACGAGCTCAACACGATCGGCCAGGCCGCGCTGAGCGCCCCGATCGGCTTCAAGTCGAACAACGGAACGATGTGGGCTTGGTACGCCGCCGCCCAGTCGACCTTCAACGCCGCCGCTCCTCCGAACTGGCAGTATCCGACGGCCGGAGGGGACTGCTGCCCCGGCGGGGCGCACGACTGGGGTGTCGGGATCATTCCGACCCGCAGCAAGCACACCGGTGGTTCCACGGTTGCCCTTGGGGACGGCTCCGTCCGGTTCATTCAGGACAGCATCGACCTGCTGACCTTCCAGCGGCTCGGAAACATGAAGGACGGTAAGGCCGTCGGCGAGTTCTGATTGCGAACGGGCCTACCGAGCTCTCCGTAACCGATTCGATGCCGGCCTCCTCCCGAAACGGGCGAGTGCCGGCACCGGCATTTCTGTCTTCAGGCGACCGGGACCGGTCGGTCCGGGCCGCCGTTTCCCTCTTCTTCTCAAGGCGAATTCGCCATGTCGTCCCGCGCTCTGTCTGTGCTGTTGCTCTTCCCGCTCCTGGCCGGCTGCCAGCAAGGCGTCCCCGAAAAGCAGATCGTCGTCAAAGCGTCGAACGATCCGCTGCACGAACCGCGGCAGATCCTGGAGCGGTACGCGCAGGGGCAGCCGCTCGCCAGCGAAGTGAGCTCGTTTCCCGCGATGGTGGAGAACGTCCGCAAGTCCGATCCCGAACGGGCGGACATCCTGCAGAAAGGGCTCGACGAGCTCCAGAAGGGGGGACGTGCGGCCCGAGTCACGAAGGCCAAGGAGCTTCTCGACAAGCTCAAACCGTCGATGACCGCCGCGCCCGCGGCTGCAACGCCGCCGGCCGACGCTGTTCCCGCTGAGGCTACGCCGGCCGCTGAGCCCGCTCCCGCTGAGCCGAAGCCGTAGCGTCTCCCAAAACGAAACCGCCCGCGAAGCGCGGCTTTGCGGGCGGAGTTGATTCACGACGTGGATTGACGACGGAAGGCGAGACCGGACCGCCGGATTGGCGGCCGATCCGGCTCAGCCGAACTGCGTCCGGCGGTAGTACTCGATCGTCTTCGCGAGGCCCTCCTTGAGCGGA of Planctomyces sp. SH-PL14 contains these proteins:
- a CDS encoding ImuA family protein, producing MVEIETRTRRLGALRKQIQECGREVSRQPASVRSTGCRGLDELLTHQGIGRGTLVEWLGDGMASGAATLSLTVGRAICPEGRPVVLIDRLQVLFPLALKLLGFDLARIVIVRPSSEQEALWAFEETLRCAGVGFVWANIERLSGTSFRRLQLAAETANGVGFLLRSARALPQPSWAESRLVVRPLPLPGGPGLPSRSAASFSPPPFPSCERSPGFRVETASLHGRPRRSRIDILLDRFRGTIHELAGSRPANPLPVASRLADAAADRAASGA
- a CDS encoding DUF1559 domain-containing protein, with the protein product MLRSRSLVASPPCRRSGFTLIELLVVIAIIAVLVAILLPAVQQAREAARQTDCKNRIKQLALAMHNHHETFSKFPRNYKQVGANAWEALSANFELLSYLDAANLYNAGQQNITNWSWIYNNTMNADLAVFRCPSAQLGPKRGQHPQSWDGPGTNYAWCTGSSTETVWAGDRFNGLISYQFDRKMADATDGLSNVIMCGEILSGSGQTGSTGKFPNDIFYVGNGPFNSIVNKDFPTINELNTIGQAALSAPIGFKSNNGTMWAWYAAAQSTFNAAAPPNWQYPTAGGDCCPGGAHDWGVGIIPTRSKHTGGSTVALGDGSVRFIQDSIDLLTFQRLGNMKDGKAVGEF